The genomic stretch ATAAATGCATTTTCTCAGGAAGACATTACAAATATAAATGCTCTTGCTAACTTTACAAATAATTTTAATAATATATTTGTAATATTTTCTAAGGCAAATATTTTTGATGAAGATGAGCTCGGCAGTGTTATAGATAAGAAATTTGATAATTTAAGGAACTTTATATCTAAAAGCAATAACATAAATAAAATAGACTACAGTTTATTAAGAGAGAGATTTTTCCCTTTCTCAATAAATAATACTAATCTTGTTAAAGAAATAAAAAATAATTTTGCTCAAAGCATTAAAATAGCATACTATAAAAAAATATTAGAATGTGTGAATTTTGATATTGAAATAATAGATAATAAAAATGAATTCCAAGAAAATGATAAATTGGAATCTAATTTATCTAAAATAAAAACATCAGCAAAAGAAGCTTTCAGTGAAATATACAAAAATACTTTAAATATAGATAATATAATTAAAGCTATAGATGATAACAATGTATATAGAAAGAAAGATGATATAAAAGTACTATGCAACAGTATTAATTTAGAATTAGACACTCAGTTATACAATATACTTAAAGTAACAGAGGAAGATTTTAATAATAAAGATATTAGTAAAACATCTAAAATATCAGCCAATATAACAGCATGCAGTATGCCTATAGTTCCAACATTCAAACTATTAAATACAAGCAGTTTAAAACTTCTTAATATAATGGGGATATCTATATCGTTTCTTCCTAGTGTCGTATTTATACTATCTGGTTTTATGTCATTCTCAGGCAATTGGAAAAAAACTCTTGCTAAAAAAGTTATAAAGGCATATGAAGAAGAAAATGTTACTTCAAAATATAATAAGGTAATAGATGAATATTTTGCTACTTATCTGCTAAATATTAAAGAAATAGACAGCAAAAGAATAGAAATATTAAAGTATCATGATGATCCTAAACTTTATAAAAACATAAAAACTGTATTATCTAATTTTGCTCAATATGTAGAAAATGCTAAATAAAAAATTTAGTTTATAATAATGAAAAGGATATGTAATACATATCCTTTTTTTATATGATAGCAAAAAATAAATAAAAAGCTTTACCAAACTTATTAAGTCTAGTAAAGCTTTTATACTTTTATAAAGATTTAATAATTACAGATTATTAAGTCTATTCAAAACTTCTATATAAGCCTCTTCAATAGAACCCAAATCTCTTCTAAATCTATCTTTATCCAATTTTTTGCCAGTTTCCTTATCCCAGAATCTGCAAGTATCTGGTGTAATCTCATCAGCTAATAATATCTCGCCTTTTGAGTTTTTACCAAATTCTACTTTAAAATCAACTAAAGTAATTCCTATTTTATCCAATGCCTCTTTTAATAGATTATTAACTTTTGAAGTTACATCATATATGTATTTTAATTCATCATAAGTAGCCAATTTCAAAGCAACAGCATGATGATCATTAATCAAAGGATCCCCGTACTCATCATTTTTATAGCATATTTCAAATATAGTATTGGGAGGAACTGTACCTTCTTCTATACCAAGTCTTTTAGCCATAGATCCTGCAATTAAATTTCTAACTATTACTTCCAATGGAAATATTTTTACTCTCTGACAAAGCTGTTCCCTGTCATTTAATTTTTCTATAAAGTGAGTTTTAATACCATTTTTCTCAAGCATTTTAAAAAGCAATGAAGTAATCTCATTATTCATAACGCCTTTATCTTTTATAGAACCTTTTTTTTCACCATTGAAAGCAGTAGCATCATCTTTATAGTATACAATAATCTGATCTGGATCATCAGTAGCATAAACTTTTTTAGCTTTACCTTCATATATCATTTCTTTTTTTTCTTTAGACATATATTAACTCCTGTTATGTCAAAACTTTTTATACTATTATATACTTTTTTTATAATTTTTCTATATAGTAATGTTATAAAATATAAAAATAATTATATATCAAACTCTACGGCTTTATTATTATCAGCAATAAAATCTTCTTTCATTTTTTTTCTATATTCTACTAATTTATTTTTAATACTGTCATATTTTAAAGCAAGTATTTCAACAGCAAGCATAGCAGCATTATAAGAATTATTAATACCAACAGTTGCAACGGTTATAGGTTTAGGCATTTGAACTATAGATAAAAGTGCGTCCATTCCGTCAAGATTACCTGCACTAATAGGAACACCTATTACTGGAAGT from Brachyspira murdochii DSM 12563 encodes the following:
- the purE gene encoding 5-(carboxyamino)imidazole ribonucleotide mutase, whose amino-acid sequence is MKAAIIFGSRSDTDKMKGAAACLKEFGVEYKAFILSAHRVPEHLEKTIKEIEEEGFEVIIAGAGLAAHLPGVIASKTILPVIGVPISAGNLDGMDALLSIVQMPKPITVATVGINNSYNAAMLAVEILALKYDSIKNKLVEYRKKMKEDFIADNNKAVEFDI
- a CDS encoding helix-turn-helix domain-containing protein, whose product is MIDFNLKDIREKILKLTQSQFAKMLGVRQDYISRLERNANNITLDLLDKLAENTGLSIDELTKYKKNSFEDEDFDLYNDLLNIQNIADKLSEEISSADKKNNDKITELLSNVYNQINETFDIVVYGRYSSGKTSFINAIFDKNIDTNPYSEDTNNDEYYLQDDSKLFRIIEYKENVLDTRKYSRNNMFIYLCDINAFSQEDITNINALANFTNNFNNIFVIFSKANIFDEDELGSVIDKKFDNLRNFISKSNNINKIDYSLLRERFFPFSINNTNLVKEIKNNFAQSIKIAYYKKILECVNFDIEIIDNKNEFQENDKLESNLSKIKTSAKEAFSEIYKNTLNIDNIIKAIDDNNVYRKKDDIKVLCNSINLELDTQLYNILKVTEEDFNNKDISKTSKISANITACSMPIVPTFKLLNTSSLKLLNIMGISISFLPSVVFILSGFMSFSGNWKKTLAKKVIKAYEEENVTSKYNKVIDEYFATYLLNIKEIDSKRIEILKYHDDPKLYKNIKTVLSNFAQYVENAK
- the purC gene encoding phosphoribosylaminoimidazolesuccinocarboxamide synthase, coding for MSKEKKEMIYEGKAKKVYATDDPDQIIVYYKDDATAFNGEKKGSIKDKGVMNNEITSLLFKMLEKNGIKTHFIEKLNDREQLCQRVKIFPLEVIVRNLIAGSMAKRLGIEEGTVPPNTIFEICYKNDEYGDPLINDHHAVALKLATYDELKYIYDVTSKVNNLLKEALDKIGITLVDFKVEFGKNSKGEILLADEITPDTCRFWDKETGKKLDKDRFRRDLGSIEEAYIEVLNRLNNL